In Anopheles gambiae chromosome 2, idAnoGambNW_F1_1, whole genome shotgun sequence, a single window of DNA contains:
- the LOC1274845 gene encoding polynucleotide 5'-hydroxyl-kinase NOL9, with protein MGSKNKNRKKYTHPTNGEPKPVELDVKTGMRKPAKEATNSKAKTVYQMQGVKVESATMESKKKQDKDACLASKYTPVNGNSNANNAAAEENGKETARAEKKRSKKRAKKRNANVMDEDSLGGSASDVSAKRDPTVDDGSPAKRSRKLDSDSSDTRNNNGKCSKSPIANDSSKKKNIVGKVASGAKVNPKAAHSAGKPSGEDPVPHKVPVLQCVGMEDGATSDSNTDSDEDDYIEQFFDEQPEAKEKKGSQSNKPKKRAKKATAQNVSPGGWVVENNDCSLEYGPSSDEEPTGKPSASRATESPKKVVAFKRKEPPAEAQEIDEDDDDDDDDYDTFDSEEDDSDWTDDDEDPEVTEFYDNIYDMSNESEYDDYLQKGYDSDSFDGNMNGADSYDDDYESSADECRSPRNSYSRFTSGQPYETDSDDEDYEPPEGDDTVYIPRGAAVLRDLDDDSIVHFDASGKYAQIVELPADYGMEKEGSDLDQSDKQGEKQEERKSENVVQEEAEAVDDEAESDRSCSPLLEISPKPTTYTFYDAVDLRMSLVVLKAPLYIHGHLSVQALFGKVDIFGYQLDMAEKRTVFASGGYNALNLTPLPSPDTYSTATFERILNKLSRHFVEADMRELVREFNPADSALVLLRADSFDANDTVPMVCRLLPEFDLFPTALTLNQTSSPFRTTETLLEVAMFVPSQPTARSAVPQFQPNPVWDTVPVSANSRLMVVGGKSSGKSTLCQYLINRYIKQFGRVLLLDLDIGQPLLFVPETLSVSVLEEPILGVGCFANAQPRQCKLFGSLNVVSSPLVYVQNVRSLVQYCNEDPALQDIPWIINTMGYVVGFGEELTMAIVRLLQPTDLIQLSFPKNGKKSSTPFLKPENYANQLTAELVNGFNFNILREEVQLQSAPANYRFHPIDVVYEPNKTSFLPPKRRTIAMMAQLARILSDTAETFTDVKPHMAHLDDLSIISTGEDCTSKEMMKRALNGTLVYLCEKLAADQYNCFGVGIVRSVDEKENNVYLLHSLSSEQLAKTNVLAMGSTSLPSQVYLHCSPKIEGTIPYLQNMSIVQVQA; from the exons ATGGGCAGCAAGAACAAGAATCGTAAAAAATATACCCATCCCACAAATGGGGAACCAAAGCCGGTAGAACTGGACGTAAAGACAGGCATGAGGAAGCCGGCAAAGGAAGCTACCAACTCAAAAGCTAAAACAGTCTACCAAATGCAGGGAGTAAAGGTAGAGTCGGCAACAATGGAAAGTAAGAAAAAACAGGACAAAGATGCTTGTCTTGCGTCTAAATACACTCCAGTGAATGGCAATTCGAACGCGAATAACGCGGCGGCGgaggaaaatggaaaggaaacgGCACGAGCGGAGAAGAAACGTTCGAAAAAACGGGCCAAAAAGCGCAATGCTAACGTGATGGATGAGGATTCGCTTGGAGGCAGTGCATCGGACGTGTCTGCCAAGCGCGATCCGACGGTAGATGATGGTTCTCCGGCGAAGCGAAGCCGTAAACTGGACAGCGATTCCAGCGACACCCGCAACAACAAtggaaaatgcagcaaaagcCCAATCGCCAACGATTCATctaagaagaaaaatatcGTCGGAAAGGTTGCTTCAGGTGCGAAAGTTAACCCCAAAGCGGCACATTCTGCTGGCAAACCGTCTGGCGAGGATCCGGTACCGCACAAAGTGCCAGTCCTGCAGTGCGTCGGTATGGAAGATGGTGCCACGAGCGACTCTAACACTGACAGCGATGAGGACGACTACATTGAACAGTTTTTCGACGAACAGCCGGaagcgaaagagaaaaaagggtcTCAGAGCAACAAACCGAAAAAACGGGCAAAGAAAGCGACCGCACAAAACGTAAGCCCAGGAGGGTGGGTGGTGGAGAACAACGATTGTAGTCTGGAGTATGGGCCCAGTTCGGACGAGGAACCTACTGGCAAACCGTCCGCCTCTCGGGCGACAGAAAGTCCAAAGAAGGTGGTGGCGTTCAAGCGAAAGGAACCCCCGGCGGAAGCCCAAGAGATCGATgaggatgacgacgacgacgatgacgattaTGACACGTTCGATTCAGAGGAAGATGACTCCGATTGGACCGACGACGATGAAGATCCAGAGGTCACTGAGTTCTATGACAATATCTACGATATGTCCAATGAATCAGAGTACGATGATTACCTCCAAAAGGGATACGATAGCGACAGCTTCGACGGGAACATGAACGGAGCCGATAGCTACGATGACGACTATGAATCGAGTGCCGACGAATGTCGCTCGCCCAGAAACAGCTACAGTCGATTTACCAGCGGCCAGCCGTATGAAACGGACAGTGATGATGAGGATTACGAACCGCCGGAAGGTGACGATACCGTTTATATTCCACGTGGGGCGGCCGTTCTTCGCGATCTGGACGATGATTCCATAGTCCACTTTGATGCGTCGGGCAAATACGCGCAGATAGTAGAGCTTCCGGCTGATTACGGCATGGAGAAGGAGGGAAGCGACCTCGATCAATCGGATAAGCAGGGAGAAAAACAGGAGGAGCGGAAAAGCGAAAATGTTGTCCAAGAAGAGGCAGAGGCCGTGGACGATGAAGCGGAGAGTGACCGATCATGTTCACCCTTGCTGGAGATAAGCCCCAAACCAACGACGTACACCTTTTACGATGCAGTTGATCTGCGAATGTCGCTAGTGGTGCTGAAGGCTCCGCTCTACATCCACGGCCACCTGTCCGTGCAGGCACTGTTCGGCAAGGTGGACATTTTCGGCTATCAGCTGGATATGGCCGAGAAGCGTACAGTGTTTGCTTCCGGCGGTTACAACGCGCTCAATCTGACACCGCTCCCCAGCCCGGACACGTACAGCACGGCGACGTTTGAGCGCATCCTGAACAAGCTGAGCCGCCACTTCGTCGAGGCGGACATGCGGGAGCTGGTGCGCGAGTTCAACCCGGCGGACAGtgcgctggtgctgctgcgggCGGACTCGTTCGATGCGAACGACACCGTACCGATGGTGTGCAGGCTCCTGCCCGAGTTCGATCTGTTCCCGACGGCGCTTACGCTTAACCAAACCAGCTCACCGTTCCGTACGACGGAAACCCTGCTGGAGGTGGCGATGTTCGTGCCCAGTCAGCCCACCGCCCGCAGTGCTGTGCCACAGTTTCAGCCGAATCCGGTCTGGGACACGGTGCCCGTGAGCGCGAACAGTcggctgatggtggtgggggGTAAAAGTTCCGGCAAGTCCACCCTCTGCCAGTATCTGATCAACCGGTACATTAAGCAGTTTGGtcgggtgctgctgctcgatctCGACATTGGCCAGCCGTTGCTGTTTGTGCCGGAAACGTTGAGCGTTAGCGTGCTGGAGGAACCGATCCTGGGGGTGGGCTGCTTTGCCAATGCGCAGCCGCGCCAGTGCAAGCTGTTTGGCAGCTTGAATGTCGTCTCCTCGCCGCTGGTATACGTGCAGAACGTTCGGTCGCTGGTGCAGTACTGCAACGAGGACCCAGCCCTGCAAGACATCCCGTGGATTATCAACACGATGGGCTATGTGGTCGGGTTCGGCGAGGAGCTGACGATGGCGATCGTGCGCCTGCTGCAGCCGACCGATCTAATTCAGCTGTCGTTTCCTAAGAACGGCAAAAAATCGTCCACTCCCTTTTTGAAGCCGGAAAACTACGCCAACCAGCTGACCGCCGAGCTGGTGAACGGGTTCAACTTTAACATTCTCAGGGAGGAGGTGCAGCTGCAATCGGCACCGGCCAACTATCGCTTCCATCCGATCGATGTCGTGTACGAACCGAACAAAACCTCCTTTTTGCCGCCGAAACGGCGCACGATCGCGATGATGGCACAGCTGGCAAGGATTTTGAGCGATACGGCCGAAACGTTCACCGACGTGAAGCCGCACAT GGCTCATTTGGATGATCTGAGTATTATAAGCACGGGCGAAGATTGCACCTCGAAGGAGATGATGAAGCGTGCGCTAAACGGTACGTTGGTGTACCTTTGCGAAAAGCTTGCAGCTGACCAGTACAATTGTTTCGGTGTTG GAATTGTGCGCAGCGTCGATGAGAAGGAAAACAACGTGTACCTGCTGCACTCTCTTTCATCGGAACAGCTGGCCAAAACGAATGTGCTAGCGATGGGCAGTACTAGCCTTCCGAGCCAGGTATACCTGCACTGCAGTCCCAAGATCGAGGGTACGATTCCGTACCTTCAGAACATGTCGATCGTACAGGTGCAGGCCTAA